The following proteins come from a genomic window of Trifolium pratense cultivar HEN17-A07 linkage group LG4, ARS_RC_1.1, whole genome shotgun sequence:
- the LOC123923064 gene encoding beta-glucuronosyltransferase GlcAT14A-like — MEVAYFLEGCSPWMILTRSFMEYCVNGWDNLPRRLLMFFSNVTYPMKTYFHTVLCNSQEFNNTIVDNNLIYSLFDNDPSESQLLDMSHYDTMMEIGAAFARPFGEDELVLEKIDDLVLNRTFNGFVQGEWCSNSNLEINKTTKVLEIEEGMCSISGNIDVVKPGLFGIKLRTLLGEIVSSGRYRTSQCQLQLV, encoded by the exons ATGGAAGTTGCATACTTCTTAGAAGGATG ttCGCCATGGATGATTCTTACAAGATCTTTTATGGAGTATTGTGTGAATGGATGGGACAATTTACCAAGAAGGCTACTAATGTTTTTCAGCAATGTAACTTATCCTATGAAAACTTATTTCCACACAGTCCTATGTAACTCTCAAGAGTTCAATAACACAATAGTAGACAATAATCTAATTTATAGTCTCTTTGATAATGATCCATCAGAATCTCAATTACTTGATATGTCACACTATGATACAATGATGGAAATTGGTGCTGCATTTGCACGTCCATTTGGTGAAGATGAACTTGTTCTAGAGAAAATTGATGATTTAGTTCTTAATAGAACTTTTAATGGTTTTGTTCAAGGAGAGTggtgttcaaattcaaatttagagATAAATAAAACTACAAAGGTTTTAGAAATTGAGGAAGGTATGTGTTCAATATCTGGTAATATTGATGTTGTAAAGCCAGGATTGTTTGGAATCAAACTTAGAACTCTATTAGGTGAAATTGTTAGTAGTGGAAGATATAGAACTAGTCAATGTCAATTACAATTGGTGTGA